The following proteins are encoded in a genomic region of Betaproteobacteria bacterium:
- a CDS encoding cadherin-like domain-containing protein, with product MDSATITLQVAPVNDAPVGTPDHVTTTLETLVSITPLVNDTDAEGDALLIFLLDRPGGGGVVRMSEDSRSLLYTPDASFVGTDTIRYQPFDGTALGEVTTITVDVTGPKLAWSNRNVGAVREGTPGVSGGGSLFFTLVRSGDTSSIATVTLDLVGNIDLDTAPADLTDVAEVRGATRDPMSFDEFPYYFVTFAVGQTEAVIEVVTAPDTALEPDEMISLRMIRSTGVGLPFSLVFHHVDWFEQGAAIGHVLDDDSPVVEIATVTEQVLEGTAPGAGAAGTVVFHRSGDLSAPTTVTYVLEADARAGASSASADDLVDGFGTRTVTIPAGRDQWTVDFTTTADRIREPDETFVVRVTSVEGGTIGAGSSRVVTITNDDPATSDISLDSRILVDGDIVGVDEFGSRAGTTYTLRLTSRNAADADAAADARVRITFPDAAIDWRGLLPEDADVQVDDISASGMQTLWWQVGALAPGESADLDLQLASLLPTEVQLLAEVWESTAPDADSTPGNGVGAHEDDALAVVLYATPGDPPIARADTYTVGEGRTLTVPASQGLLANDTLSPGSTFQVSGSHPGATLNVAADGSFTFDAPRVDSVDTDYAFSYVVTDAFGQTSAPTAVTFHVQDRPHTFNYSVGIDVASPTIDAITGVQTLRFWLENVGTETIEAGSLRLGFDNFTVTDVRSTGVVTLLPGSAAVFASLLPDTATFSFTDLAVGEIAEVVFTGFSPRGGVGRVGLEITGATIDGDVLSASQYSLILESPAWTVIPPTADLSLSTVLLVDGAPVGIDEIGVAAGTEFTLRLVAENAAIARAAESAVRLTFPIGALDLRGVLPETADLTYEPVGSDGVQVLTWRPGALNAGASATLDLVVSPLVPLENLFRAEIVSSSVPDSDSTPGNGAGHAFGAEDDEVKVVFYGTPGAAPVVRADSFTVAEGGTLTLPPSQGLLVNDDVLRGSIITVSGSHPGVTLNVAADGGITFVAPSGITATSVYVYSYTVTDAFGQTSAPATITVQVDDRPSPIGQSDAYVVFEGETLDVSALLGLLANDAPAPGTQVASHSRAIGRHGDGEFRWRVHLRRAGRGDRRHLRHLRLRARGCAGATLGADPRDRARRKPPAVRRRVGGGPACTIGVRLRHDAAVGHGARAQRRPERGRRDAGGVRVPGLLGGECHHGLGRVRVRHRHRIVDRGTACGRRQHRSRDHHGNGHGRRHAAPHGGDHAGASHGRGRARSRQHRRKRHGAGRGRRGDGHLDREPAERGSGCLRESRHDAHADRWRECRDLREHLERKWSHGGQRCRAGPFREFPGYCVHAGTRQLRRHDRRVDGGYFGAERRGGDASRGQQSCSRMGPGERVCKSRDGQRGGQRRSQHQQQRGSRAVVCCCTERGSGCLRESRHDAHADRWRECRDLREHLERKWSHGGQRCRAGPFREFPGDCVHAGTWQLRRRDRRVDGGHFGAERRGGDASRGQQSCSRMGPGERVCKSRDGQRGGQRRSQHQQQRGSRAVVCCCTERGSGCLRESKRRTPIVGESVETSVSIWNGSGLTVDNAVVRVHFVNFQVTAFTPERGSYDAATGVWTVGTLGPNDAVGMRLVGNSPAAGWVLVSVFASPVTVNGVANVDRNTNNNEDREQWSVPLPPRPSGLPDDYTTDEGVALVVPEATGLLSNDRQSRFTIVDSVTPPTLGTLQHQSDGSFTYTPPRHVVGDQRATFVYTLRDASGQLSDPVEVSIVVRDVIVPADLSLAMQMVVGGVVQTGAHFGFDPGETFTLRLVARNDGPGTADAVVVRLPLSGEDFDVLGTLPEDADLVRDDFGYLWNVGTLEAGDAVTFDVELRTHRRGTFEMHAAIVQSTSPDPDSTLNNGVAEDDEAGFTVEVENAAPVARPDRYVAEPGVTLQVAGPGMLGNDTDANGDALFLDFGALDTTGLQGDLTFVSSDGSFEFRPADGFTGTTGFTYGVRDVFGDVTLGTVTLDVIPRPLVVTAFTPTVSGFRMTFDQAIDPSTLQPFGEAGRPAGITDLELVGGTSGRVRGSVIVDPDGRGLSFVRSGGALAPDTYTVTVRGDELGVRSGFGGRLDGNGDGTAGDDFTGHFTVRATDGSTLGLPDLVRGPGQTAVLPVSLTQAAGVTELQFDLLDAGSDLGVMALNFSGGLTGSIALTAIRDGLHATVVFDKPLEPGTRTPLTLDVGMLAPTAYGTAHRIAWGDITLKRGARGPVETVRGDDAVQVSAYFLDASGNGGYSMLDVQRLQRVLSGQDRALDSYPLVDPVLIGDLNGNGQLTSLDVNRFMQFVQGQARPEIPALPAGSSPLAFGGPARNVGLGGSGSASAGDLVSIPLTIDTSTGVESLTAKIVYDASRLEYKGVRLATDFPYRLVKHVAGEFVLDLARLNALGSGLTELLEIDFQVKAGAAEGGAAIDLQVLTLNDGKLSQSPASQAGVDGTDAQITVVAVQPPAPVMLRSTAASVETGNLVLPVPGPETNGGGAPQVNWSVPLATPEPAAPTPATATTGDDWKKTAWAKDLTQRLAQMSMAVAQPQAQGKTGMLKTLLAALTRH from the coding sequence ATGGACAGCGCGACGATCACCCTCCAGGTCGCCCCCGTCAACGATGCGCCGGTGGGTACGCCGGACCATGTCACGACGACTCTGGAAACACTCGTGTCGATCACGCCGCTGGTCAACGACACGGACGCCGAGGGCGATGCGCTTCTAATCTTCTTGCTGGACCGGCCCGGAGGCGGTGGGGTGGTCCGGATGTCCGAGGATTCCAGGTCGCTGCTCTACACGCCCGATGCCAGTTTCGTCGGCACCGACACGATCAGGTACCAGCCCTTCGACGGCACCGCCCTTGGGGAAGTGACGACCATCACGGTCGACGTCACTGGTCCGAAGCTCGCCTGGAGCAACCGGAATGTCGGTGCCGTGCGGGAGGGCACGCCCGGTGTGTCGGGTGGTGGCAGTCTGTTCTTCACTCTGGTGCGATCCGGGGATACCAGTTCGATCGCGACTGTGACCCTCGATCTTGTGGGCAACATCGACCTCGACACCGCCCCCGCGGATCTGACCGACGTTGCCGAGGTGCGGGGAGCGACCCGGGACCCCATGTCATTCGACGAGTTTCCATACTATTTCGTCACATTCGCCGTCGGTCAGACGGAGGCAGTGATCGAAGTCGTGACCGCACCGGATACGGCACTGGAGCCGGATGAGATGATCAGTCTCAGAATGATCCGGAGCACCGGCGTCGGATTGCCTTTTTCGCTCGTGTTCCATCACGTCGACTGGTTCGAACAGGGTGCTGCCATCGGTCACGTGCTCGATGACGACTCCCCCGTGGTCGAGATCGCGACCGTGACGGAACAAGTGCTCGAAGGCACGGCACCGGGCGCAGGTGCGGCCGGGACCGTCGTGTTCCACCGCTCGGGGGACCTGAGCGCACCGACGACGGTCACGTATGTTCTGGAGGCGGATGCGCGTGCGGGCGCATCGAGCGCGAGCGCGGATGATCTGGTCGATGGCTTCGGCACCCGGACGGTGACGATTCCCGCGGGCCGGGACCAATGGACGGTGGATTTCACCACCACGGCCGACCGGATCCGCGAGCCCGACGAGACCTTCGTGGTCAGGGTGACGAGTGTCGAGGGCGGGACGATCGGTGCCGGCAGCTCCCGCGTCGTGACGATCACGAACGACGATCCTGCCACCTCGGATATCTCGCTGGATTCGCGGATCCTGGTGGACGGCGACATCGTCGGCGTCGACGAATTCGGTTCGCGGGCCGGCACGACCTACACGCTGCGCCTCACGTCTCGGAACGCGGCGGATGCGGATGCCGCGGCGGACGCTCGCGTCCGCATCACCTTCCCCGACGCGGCCATCGACTGGCGTGGCCTGCTGCCCGAGGATGCCGACGTGCAGGTCGACGACATCTCGGCGAGCGGGATGCAGACCCTCTGGTGGCAGGTGGGCGCGCTCGCGCCCGGCGAGTCCGCCGACCTCGACCTTCAACTGGCATCGCTGCTGCCGACGGAAGTGCAATTGCTCGCCGAGGTGTGGGAGAGCACCGCGCCCGACGCCGACAGCACGCCGGGCAACGGCGTGGGGGCTCACGAGGACGACGCGCTTGCCGTCGTGCTGTACGCGACGCCGGGCGACCCGCCGATCGCGCGGGCGGACACCTACACCGTCGGCGAGGGCCGCACGCTGACGGTGCCGGCGAGCCAGGGGCTGCTGGCGAACGACACGCTGTCGCCCGGAAGCACCTTCCAGGTGTCGGGAAGCCATCCGGGCGCGACGCTGAACGTCGCCGCCGACGGCAGCTTCACGTTCGACGCGCCGCGAGTGGACTCGGTCGACACGGACTACGCGTTCTCCTATGTCGTGACGGATGCGTTCGGACAGACGAGCGCGCCGACGGCTGTCACGTTCCACGTGCAGGATCGTCCGCACACCTTCAACTACTCCGTCGGGATCGATGTCGCATCGCCGACGATCGACGCCATCACTGGCGTCCAGACCTTGCGCTTCTGGTTGGAGAACGTCGGCACCGAGACCATCGAGGCGGGGTCGTTGCGCCTCGGATTCGACAACTTCACGGTGACGGACGTGCGCAGTACGGGGGTCGTGACCCTGCTTCCCGGCAGCGCCGCCGTCTTTGCGAGCCTGCTTCCCGACACCGCTACCTTCTCCTTCACCGACCTGGCCGTCGGCGAGATCGCCGAGGTGGTGTTCACCGGCTTCAGTCCGCGGGGTGGCGTCGGGCGGGTCGGACTTGAGATCACCGGCGCCACGATCGACGGCGACGTGCTCTCCGCCAGTCAGTACAGCTTGATCTTGGAGAGCCCCGCGTGGACGGTGATTCCGCCGACTGCGGACCTGTCGCTGTCCACAGTGCTGCTGGTGGACGGCGCCCCGGTGGGCATCGATGAGATCGGCGTCGCGGCCGGAACGGAGTTCACGCTCCGGCTCGTCGCGGAGAACGCGGCGATCGCGCGCGCGGCGGAATCCGCAGTGCGCCTCACGTTCCCCATCGGGGCGCTGGACCTGCGCGGTGTCCTGCCCGAGACGGCGGACCTGACGTACGAGCCGGTCGGCAGCGACGGAGTGCAGGTGCTGACGTGGCGACCCGGGGCACTGAATGCGGGAGCCTCCGCGACACTCGATCTCGTCGTGTCGCCGCTGGTGCCGCTGGAGAATCTGTTCCGCGCCGAGATCGTGAGCAGCAGTGTCCCGGATTCGGACAGCACGCCGGGCAACGGGGCGGGCCATGCGTTCGGTGCCGAGGACGACGAAGTGAAGGTCGTGTTCTACGGCACCCCTGGCGCGGCGCCCGTCGTGCGCGCCGACAGCTTCACGGTGGCGGAAGGCGGCACGCTCACGCTGCCGCCGAGCCAGGGATTGCTCGTCAACGACGATGTGCTCCGTGGCAGCATCATCACCGTCTCGGGTAGCCACCCGGGCGTCACGTTGAACGTCGCCGCCGACGGCGGAATCACGTTCGTCGCACCGAGCGGCATCACGGCCACGTCGGTGTACGTCTACAGCTACACCGTCACCGATGCGTTCGGACAGACCAGCGCCCCGGCGACCATCACCGTGCAGGTGGACGACCGGCCGAGCCCCATCGGGCAGTCCGACGCCTACGTCGTGTTCGAAGGCGAGACGCTGGATGTCTCCGCGCTGCTCGGTCTGCTCGCCAACGACGCGCCGGCGCCGGGCACGCAGGTCGCCAGCCACAGCCGCGCCATCGGTCGGCACGGTGACGGTGAATTCCGATGGCGCGTTCACCTTCGTCGCGCCGGCCGCGGTGACCGAAGACACCTACGCCACCTTCGACTACGTGCTCGTGGATGCGCAGGGGCAACGCTCGGCGCCGATCCCCGTGACCGTGCTCGTCGCAAACCGCCAGCTGTACGCCGACGTGTCGGTGGAGGTCCTGCCTGCACAATCGGTGTACGACTTCGGCACGACGCAGCAGTCGGTCACGGTGCGCGTGCGCAACGACGGCCCGAGCGCGGTCGACGAGATGCAGGTGGCGTTCGGGTACCAGGACTTCTCGGTGGTGAGTGCCATCACGGCCTCGGGCGCGTTCGCGTTCGACACCGGCATCGGATCGTGGACCGTGGGACCGCTTGCGGCCGGCGCCAGCACCGATCTCGTGATCACCACGGGAACGGCCATGGGCGGCGTCACGCCGCGCCTCACGGCGGAGATCATGCAGGTGCGTCGCACGGGCGAGGTCGTGCTCGATCCCGACAGCACCGCCGGAAACGGCACGGGGCGGGGCGAGGACGACGAGGCGACGGCCACTTGGACCGTGAGCCGGCCGAGCGCGGATCTGGCTGCCTTCGTGAGTCGAGGCACGACGCGCACGCCGATCGTTGGCGAGAGTGTCGAGACCTCCGTGAGCATTTGGAACGGAAGTGGTCTCACGGTGGACAACGCTGTCGTGCGGGTCCATTTCGTGAATTTCCAGGTTACTGCGTTCACGCCGGAACGCGGCAGCTACGACGCCACGACCGGCGTGTGGACGGTGGGTACTTTGGGGCCGAACGACGCGGTGGGGATGCGTCTCGTGGGCAACAGTCCTGCAGCCGGATGGGTCCTGGTGAGCGTGTTTGCAAGTCCCGTGACGGTCAACGGGGTGGCCAACGTCGATCGCAACACCAACAACAACGAGGATCGCGAGCAGTGGTCTGCTGTTGCACCGAGCGCGGATCTGGCTGCCTTCGTGAGTCGAGGCACGACGCGCACGCCGATCGTTGGCGAGAGTGTCGAGACCTCCGTGAGCATTTGGAACGGAAGTGGTCTCACGGTGGACAACGCTGTCGTGCGGGTCCATTTCGTGAATTTCCAGGTGACTGCGTTCACGCCGGAACGTGGCAGCTACGACGCCGCGACCGGCGTGTGGACGGTGGGCACTTTGGGGCCGAACGACGCGGTGGGGATGCGTCTCGTGGGCAACAGTCCTGCAGCCGGATGGGTCCTGGTGAGCGTGTTTGCAAGTCCCGTGACGGTCAACGGGGTGGCCAACGTCGATCGCAACACCAACAACAACGAGGATCGCGAGCAGTGGTCTGCTGTTGCACCGAGCGCGGATCTGGCTGCCTTCGTGAGTCGAAACGACGCACGCCGATCGTTGGCGAGAGTGTCGAGACCTCCGTGAGCATTTGGAACGGAAGTGGTCTCACGGTGGACAACGCTGTCGTGCGGGTCCATTTCGTGAATTTCCAGGTGACTGCGTTCACGCCGGAACGTGGCAGCTACGACGCCGCGACCGGCGTGTGGACGGTGGGCACTTTGGGGCCGAACGACGCGGTGGGGATGCGTCTCGTGGGCAACAGTCCTGCAGCCGGATGGGTCCTGGTGAGCGTGTTTGCAAGTCCCGTGACGGTCAACGGGGTGGCCAACGTCGATCGCAACACCAACAACAATGAGGATCGCGAACAGTGGTCTGTCCCGCTGCCGCCGCGCCCCTCGGGCCTGCCGGACGACTACACCACGGACGAAGGCGTTGCCCTCGTGGTACCCGAGGCGACCGGCCTGCTCTCGAACGATCGGCAGTCGCGCTTCACGATCGTGGACAGCGTCACGCCGCCGACACTCGGCACGCTGCAGCACCAGTCCGACGGCAGCTTCACCTACACGCCGCCGCGGCACGTGGTGGGCGACCAGCGCGCCACGTTCGTGTACACGCTGCGCGATGCGTCCGGGCAACTCTCCGATCCGGTCGAGGTGTCGATCGTCGTGCGAGACGTGATCGTGCCCGCCGACCTGTCGCTCGCGATGCAGATGGTCGTGGGCGGGGTGGTCCAGACGGGCGCGCATTTCGGCTTCGATCCCGGTGAGACGTTCACGCTGCGACTCGTGGCGCGCAACGACGGTCCGGGCACGGCCGACGCCGTCGTGGTGAGATTGCCCCTGTCCGGCGAGGATTTCGACGTGCTCGGCACGCTGCCGGAAGACGCGGATCTCGTGCGCGACGACTTCGGCTACCTGTGGAACGTCGGCACGCTAGAGGCCGGCGATGCGGTCACCTTCGACGTGGAACTACGCACGCATCGCCGCGGTACGTTCGAGATGCACGCCGCGATCGTGCAGTCCACGTCGCCCGACCCGGACAGCACGCTGAACAACGGCGTGGCCGAGGACGATGAAGCGGGCTTCACCGTCGAGGTGGAGAACGCGGCGCCCGTGGCGCGGCCCGACCGCTACGTGGCCGAGCCGGGCGTCACGCTGCAGGTGGCCGGGCCCGGCATGCTCGGCAACGACACCGACGCCAACGGTGATGCGCTGTTCCTGGACTTCGGTGCGCTGGACACCACGGGGCTCCAGGGCGACCTGACGTTCGTCTCTTCCGATGGCAGTTTCGAATTCCGGCCGGCGGACGGCTTTACCGGCACGACGGGTTTCACGTATGGCGTCCGGGACGTGTTCGGGGACGTCACGCTGGGTACCGTCACCCTGGACGTGATCCCGCGTCCGCTCGTGGTCACCGCATTCACGCCGACCGTCAGCGGATTCCGCATGACCTTCGATCAGGCGATCGACCCCTCGACGCTTCAACCGTTCGGAGAGGCGGGGCGGCCCGCCGGTATCACCGATCTCGAACTCGTGGGGGGCACGTCGGGGCGCGTACGCGGATCGGTCATCGTCGATCCCGACGGACGCGGGTTGTCCTTCGTCCGATCCGGCGGCGCGCTGGCCCCGGACACGTACACCGTGACCGTGCGGGGTGACGAACTTGGTGTACGCAGCGGGTTCGGCGGCCGGCTGGACGGGAACGGCGACGGCACGGCCGGTGACGACTTCACGGGACACTTCACGGTCCGCGCGACCGATGGCTCGACGCTCGGCCTGCCCGATCTCGTACGTGGACCCGGGCAGACTGCGGTGCTGCCGGTGTCACTGACCCAGGCCGCCGGGGTGACGGAGCTCCAGTTCGATCTGCTCGATGCCGGCAGCGATCTCGGTGTGATGGCGTTGAACTTCAGTGGCGGCCTCACCGGCAGCATCGCGTTGACGGCCATCCGGGACGGGCTGCACGCCACGGTCGTGTTCGACAAGCCGCTCGAGCCGGGCACCCGGACGCCGTTGACGCTGGACGTGGGGATGCTGGCTCCGACGGCCTACGGCACGGCCCATCGCATCGCCTGGGGGGACATCACGCTGAAGCGTGGAGCCAGGGGCCCGGTCGAGACGGTCCGGGGTGACGACGCCGTCCAGGTCTCGGCCTACTTCCTGGATGCGAGCGGCAACGGCGGGTACAGCATGCTGGACGTGCAACGGCTGCAGCGGGTGCTGTCGGGGCAGGACAGGGCACTCGACTCCTACCCGCTGGTCGACCCCGTGCTGATCGGCGACCTGAACGGCAACGGCCAACTGACCAGTCTGGACGTGAACCGGTTCATGCAGTTTGTGCAAGGGCAGGCGAGGCCGGAGATCCCGGCGCTGCCGGCGGGGAGCAGCCCGCTCGCGTTCGGCGGACCTGCGAGGAACGTCGGGCTGGGCGGAAGCGGCAGTGCCAGTGCCGGAGACCTGGTGAGCATCCCGCTGACGATCGACACCTCCACGGGGGTGGAAAGCCTGACGGCGAAGATCGTCTACGACGCGAGCCGGCTGGAGTACAAGGGGGTGAGGCTGGCCACCGACTTCCCGTACCGGCTGGTGAAGCACGTAGCGGGGGAGTTCGTGCTGGACCTGGCGCGGTTGAATGCGCTGGGAAGTGGCTTGACCGAACTGCTGGAGATCGACTTCCAGGTGAAGGCGGGAGCGGCGGAAGGGGGAGCGGCGATCGACCTGCAGGTGCTCACTCTGAACGACGGGAAGCTCAGCCAGAGTCCGGCGAGCCAGGCGGGGGTGGACGGGACGGATGCGCAGATCACCGTGGTGGCGGTGCAGCCGCCGGCGCCGGTGATGCTGAGGAGCACGGCGGCGAGTGTCGAGACGGGGAACCTGGTGCTGCCGGTGCCGGGACCGGAGACGAACGGCGGGGGCGCGCCGCAGGTGAACTGGAGTGTGCCGCTGGCCACGCCGGAACCCGCGGCCCCGACGCCGGCGACGGCCACGACGGGAGACGACTGGAAGAAGACGGCGTGGGCGAAGGACCTGACGCAGCGGCTGGCGCAGATGAGCATGGCGGTGGCCCAGCCCCAGGCCCAGGGCAAGACGGGAATGCTCAAGACCCTGCTTGCCGCACTGACGCGGCACTGA
- a CDS encoding LEPR-XLL domain-containing protein → MPPGIPFRRRAVFETLEPRLLLSATPTLLGTILDDNDVSGNPAIYGTLGNDIIDGLAGDDAIYADGGGGSGAGGGDDILVGGNGRDYLDGEDGDDWLEPGPMDPPVTANQTVRGGDGTDTLFLRGAPTDYDFFDYSGGFIANAIGSNAPEGQVAAFEVERVAFGVPCWTTPTARRRRSPSSTWRNWCRGSPGTAPPSPWPTRSPADAVRARS, encoded by the coding sequence GTGCCTCCGGGCATCCCGTTCCGCCGTCGGGCCGTCTTCGAAACGCTCGAACCGCGCCTGCTGCTGTCAGCCACCCCGACACTGCTCGGGACGATTCTCGACGACAACGACGTGTCCGGGAACCCGGCGATCTACGGGACCCTCGGCAACGACATCATCGACGGGCTTGCGGGCGATGACGCGATCTACGCCGACGGGGGCGGGGGCAGCGGGGCCGGCGGCGGCGACGACATCCTCGTGGGGGGCAACGGTCGTGACTACCTCGACGGCGAGGACGGCGACGATTGGCTCGAACCCGGCCCCATGGATCCGCCCGTGACGGCGAACCAGACCGTCAGGGGGGGCGACGGCACCGACACCCTGTTCCTGCGCGGCGCGCCGACCGACTACGATTTCTTCGACTACAGCGGCGGCTTCATCGCCAATGCGATCGGGTCGAACGCGCCGGAAGGGCAGGTGGCCGCCTTCGAGGTGGAACGCGTCGCCTTCGGCGTGCCCTGCTGGACTACGCCGACGGCTCGGCGGCGGCGCTCGCCATCGTCGACGTGGCGCAACTGGTGCCGGGGTTCGCCGGGGACCGCGCCCCCATCGCCTTGGCCGACACGATCACCGGCGGACGCGGTGCGAGCGAGATCCTGA
- a CDS encoding response regulator: MRRTLRDDMAMPTDNEAVSPRLPDLNLRIEREITRLLYEQDIPGIVTNYGAMLLAVWLHWRGAPASVLLSWLGLWLACNTVYLGFHLVQRRHGAGVHDDPVFWRRLHVLFANVVSVAPAGWMPWFLRDVPDVLFLNTALVIVYAAGVYASNAMLWPLSYVIGAATVLAPLAAVHAAQGSRTALGVALALGAFYVLLIPFAQVQARALRRAIRVGFENEELAARLARQTARAEREREAAESARAEALAANRAKARFLAAATHDLRQPLHALSLTLSAMESPAANTPDANAIARARDCTNRLASMFDALLDQARLDAGTRTAQFEWIELGPFLRQVEMQFQPLAEERGLWFRCRPASGRVNGDRLALWRIVSNLVTNALDATEEGGVLVAWRARTHTLEVRDSGRGIEAIHHRAVFEEFRRFDGGRAGVQGLGLGLATVDRLARLMNARVALRSAPGKGSVFGIVFAPESVAASPDVTDTPVPADAAAPVRRSRPGARVLAVDDDPAVLDALESLLRAEGWDARLARGAADARAQLQDGRWRPELVILDRRLGDGDGLELARQLGREIEPSPVFLIVTGDTAPEALQELLASGLEILHKPVVPDRWNASLARLGF, encoded by the coding sequence ATGCGCCGGACCCTTCGTGACGACATGGCGATGCCGACCGACAACGAGGCAGTTTCCCCGCGCTTGCCCGACCTGAACCTGCGCATCGAACGGGAGATCACGCGCCTGCTCTACGAGCAGGACATTCCGGGCATCGTGACGAACTACGGGGCGATGCTGCTCGCCGTCTGGCTGCACTGGCGCGGTGCGCCCGCTTCCGTGCTGCTTTCCTGGCTGGGCCTGTGGCTCGCGTGCAACACGGTGTATCTCGGCTTCCATCTGGTGCAGCGCCGGCACGGGGCCGGGGTCCATGACGATCCTGTGTTCTGGCGGCGGCTGCACGTGCTGTTCGCGAATGTCGTGTCGGTCGCCCCCGCCGGATGGATGCCGTGGTTCCTCCGCGACGTGCCCGATGTGCTGTTCCTCAACACTGCGCTGGTCATCGTCTACGCCGCAGGCGTCTACGCGTCCAATGCGATGCTCTGGCCCCTGTCCTATGTGATCGGCGCGGCGACGGTGCTCGCGCCGCTCGCCGCGGTCCATGCGGCACAGGGCAGCCGGACCGCCCTGGGTGTGGCGCTGGCGCTCGGCGCGTTCTACGTACTGCTGATTCCGTTCGCGCAGGTCCAGGCCCGCGCACTGCGACGTGCGATCCGTGTGGGCTTCGAGAACGAGGAACTTGCGGCCCGGCTCGCACGCCAGACGGCGCGCGCCGAACGGGAGAGGGAAGCGGCGGAATCCGCCCGTGCCGAGGCCCTTGCGGCCAATCGGGCGAAGGCACGGTTTCTCGCCGCGGCAACCCACGACCTGCGCCAGCCTCTGCACGCCCTGTCGCTGACCCTGTCGGCGATGGAATCGCCCGCCGCGAACACCCCGGACGCAAACGCCATCGCCCGTGCCCGCGACTGCACGAACCGGCTCGCGTCCATGTTCGATGCCTTGCTGGACCAGGCCCGGCTCGATGCCGGAACGCGCACGGCGCAGTTCGAGTGGATCGAACTGGGTCCCTTCCTGCGGCAGGTGGAGATGCAGTTCCAGCCGCTGGCGGAGGAGCGCGGTCTGTGGTTCCGTTGCCGTCCCGCCAGTGGACGTGTCAACGGCGACCGCCTGGCCCTGTGGCGCATCGTGTCGAACCTCGTCACCAACGCGCTCGACGCCACGGAGGAAGGCGGGGTGCTCGTCGCGTGGCGGGCGCGCACGCATACGCTCGAAGTCCGCGACAGCGGCCGCGGCATCGAGGCTATCCATCATCGCGCCGTGTTCGAGGAGTTCCGCCGCTTCGATGGTGGCCGGGCGGGAGTCCAGGGCCTCGGACTGGGGCTCGCGACGGTCGACCGGCTCGCCCGCCTGATGAACGCCCGCGTGGCATTGCGATCGGCTCCCGGGAAAGGCAGCGTGTTCGGCATCGTGTTCGCGCCGGAATCCGTGGCCGCGTCGCCGGACGTGACGGACACTCCCGTTCCTGCGGATGCAGCGGCGCCGGTGCGGCGTTCGCGTCCCGGGGCCCGCGTGCTGGCGGTGGACGACGATCCGGCCGTGCTCGACGCCCTGGAATCGCTGCTTCGTGCAGAAGGATGGGACGCGCGATTGGCCAGGGGCGCAGCCGATGCGCGGGCCCAGCTTCAGGACGGCCGCTGGCGTCCGGAACTGGTCATCCTGGACCGGCGCCTGGGCGACGGGGACGGATTGGAACTCGCCCGGCAACTCGGGCGCGAGATCGAGCCTTCGCCGGTGTTCCTGATCGTCACGGGAGACACCGCGCCGGAAGCGCTGCAGGAGCTTCTCGCCTCGGGCCTGGAGATCCTGCACAAACCCGTGGTGCCCGACCGCTGGAACGCGTCGCTGGCCAGGCTGGGATTCTGA
- a CDS encoding response regulator transcription factor, whose translation MAIIVADDHDLVRIGMRELLRGWNPSVTVVEAADGPALRALLGDGRPWDLLVLDLAMPGFHPDADLCSVRQVAPDLPILIVSGNTDPAVMRRALDLGVAGFLPKATDGRLTLKAIELVLAGGRYVPAEALEGGPRADPAGTGDGAAGLLTQRQHEIRDLLLQGLPNKVIAARLNIAEATVKMHVTAILRAHGVQSRAALLAKIR comes from the coding sequence GTGGCTATCATCGTCGCCGACGACCACGACCTCGTGCGGATCGGGATGCGCGAGCTGCTGCGCGGCTGGAATCCTTCCGTCACGGTGGTCGAGGCGGCTGACGGCCCGGCGTTGCGAGCGCTTCTCGGCGACGGGAGACCATGGGATCTGCTGGTGCTCGATCTCGCCATGCCGGGGTTCCACCCGGACGCTGATCTGTGCTCGGTGAGGCAGGTGGCGCCGGATCTGCCGATCCTGATCGTCTCCGGAAACACCGATCCCGCGGTGATGCGGCGCGCGCTCGATCTGGGCGTGGCCGGATTCCTGCCGAAGGCCACCGATGGACGCCTCACGCTGAAAGCGATCGAACTGGTTCTCGCAGGCGGGCGATACGTGCCGGCGGAGGCGCTGGAGGGAGGGCCTCGCGCGGATCCGGCAGGAACCGGCGACGGGGCCGCGGGGTTGCTGACGCAACGTCAGCACGAGATCCGCGACCTGCTCCTGCAAGGCCTGCCCAACAAGGTGATCGCCGCCCGGCTGAACATCGCCGAAGCCACGGTGAAGATGCACGTCACGGCCATCCTGCGCGCCCACGGCGTGCAGTCACGGGCGGCACTGCTCGCGAAGATCCGCTGA